One Antarctobacter heliothermus DNA segment encodes these proteins:
- a CDS encoding BamA/TamA family outer membrane protein — translation MPRVCQTPLRRELLLALALMSVTAPVSARVFETVEVRGAQFIPAEDIRMTCGAMPNIDYASYELRAIEDCLMLTGVFEAVSLYPEGDALIIDVAEIDDRPGRIEAALSYVSDHGVVGELSFEQYNLFPGTYGALNLSFNSEVKSLEAHLYRADAFNETLDFGVDLFALESDLDDTGYSEQGVRAEPYLAWTPYDHARLEMGIGWRSYRMYDVDASASALLFKEETDEISAPYLRISAVYSGGGEQQDVPDGVESLEYGLRLDQYLWNIGSEDVLSDSRLEANLIQPFGEGYRFLGTLRAGSVTGLSGNDTRAIDRFFPGADTFRGFAPRGIGPRDGGGSLGGNHYLVGSIEVQRDIGHVLSMPMQAGLFVEAGSSWGLDDTLSGRIDDSWHSRVSTGLSLTFEVANTPVSLYVATPLRKFAGDTTQTFGLSFTTRF, via the coding sequence GTGCCGCGCGTCTGCCAAACCCCTCTTCGCCGGGAGCTTTTGCTTGCCCTCGCTCTGATGTCTGTGACTGCCCCAGTATCTGCACGTGTGTTCGAAACGGTCGAGGTTCGCGGAGCCCAATTCATTCCTGCCGAAGATATCCGCATGACCTGCGGCGCTATGCCAAACATCGACTACGCATCTTACGAATTGCGTGCGATAGAGGATTGCCTCATGCTCACTGGTGTTTTCGAAGCCGTGAGCCTGTATCCAGAGGGCGACGCGCTGATCATCGACGTGGCCGAGATTGACGACCGACCCGGCCGGATCGAAGCGGCGTTGTCCTATGTGTCGGACCACGGGGTCGTGGGCGAGTTGTCCTTTGAGCAGTACAATCTTTTTCCCGGCACATACGGTGCACTCAACCTGTCGTTCAATTCAGAGGTAAAGTCACTCGAAGCGCACTTATACCGCGCCGACGCATTCAATGAGACGCTGGATTTTGGCGTTGACCTGTTCGCGCTCGAGTCGGATCTGGATGACACCGGCTATTCCGAACAGGGCGTCCGGGCAGAGCCCTACTTGGCGTGGACGCCGTACGACCATGCACGGTTGGAAATGGGCATAGGATGGCGCAGCTACCGGATGTACGATGTGGATGCCTCTGCTAGCGCCCTGTTGTTTAAAGAGGAAACTGACGAGATTTCTGCTCCCTACCTGCGAATTTCGGCAGTATATTCCGGTGGGGGAGAACAGCAGGATGTGCCTGATGGCGTTGAAAGCCTGGAATACGGGCTGCGTCTTGATCAGTACTTGTGGAATATCGGTAGTGAAGACGTGCTTTCCGACAGCCGGCTGGAAGCAAACCTGATACAGCCTTTTGGAGAGGGCTATCGTTTTCTGGGCACGCTGCGTGCAGGCAGCGTCACCGGCCTATCGGGAAACGATACGCGTGCCATCGATCGGTTTTTCCCGGGTGCGGACACCTTCCGCGGTTTCGCGCCACGCGGCATCGGCCCACGCGACGGCGGCGGCAGTTTGGGCGGCAACCACTACCTTGTGGGGTCGATTGAAGTGCAGCGCGACATTGGCCACGTGTTGTCCATGCCAATGCAAGCCGGTCTCTTTGTTGAGGCTGGAAGTTCTTGGGGCCTTGACGATACCTTGTCTGGTCGCATCGACGACAGTTGGCACAGCCGTGTCAGCACGGGCCTGTCCCTGACTTTTGAGGTCGCTAATACACCTGTGTCCCTTTACGTCGCCACTCCGCTACGCAAGTTTGCCGGCGACACAACACAGACCTTTGGCCTGAGCTTTACGACCCGTTTCTGA
- a CDS encoding HlyD family efflux transporter periplasmic adaptor subunit: MSSSELFDPSHVDGSYRQQTLRKSRLTIHIVVFSLIAAIAWATIAQVNEVTRGDGIVIPARRMQTIQSLEGGILGELLVAEGDIVVAGQVLARLDATRSRSAFMAAESQITALTAEVARLEAEVLEQPRLDFGPTPNAAEQTELRLFTARRTKLEASLAALNSERAAIEEQIAITAPLAESGSVSRINLLQLQQKKAELDGKIGDTRNAYVQDAYKDLAQRRSRLSALSEEAVQKQDELQRTSIRSPVAGRVNDIAITTLGGVIQPGEPIMEITPIDDQLVIETKVLPRDVAFLAPGMPASVKITAYDFATYGDLRGTVMRISEDTVEEDTRQGPQNFYRVMIVTDHNYLERASEKFAIRPGMVAQVDIESGKRSVLSYLTRPLLNARLR, translated from the coding sequence ATGAGCAGTTCAGAGCTCTTTGATCCTAGCCATGTGGACGGCAGTTATCGGCAGCAGACGCTCCGCAAGTCGCGTCTGACGATCCATATTGTTGTTTTCTCTCTCATTGCGGCCATCGCCTGGGCCACGATTGCACAGGTCAACGAGGTTACGCGGGGCGACGGCATCGTTATTCCGGCTCGGCGCATGCAGACGATTCAAAGCCTCGAAGGCGGAATCCTTGGGGAATTACTGGTGGCCGAAGGGGACATCGTCGTCGCGGGACAAGTATTGGCGCGACTGGATGCCACGCGGTCGCGCTCTGCCTTCATGGCTGCCGAAAGTCAGATCACTGCCCTGACGGCCGAGGTTGCCCGATTGGAGGCTGAAGTGCTGGAACAGCCCAGGTTGGATTTTGGCCCGACCCCCAACGCTGCCGAACAGACCGAACTACGGCTTTTCACGGCGCGCCGGACCAAGTTGGAAGCCTCGCTTGCGGCACTCAACAGTGAGCGCGCGGCAATCGAAGAGCAGATTGCTATCACTGCACCGCTTGCCGAAAGCGGCTCTGTCAGCCGAATCAACTTGTTGCAATTGCAGCAAAAAAAGGCAGAGCTTGACGGCAAAATCGGGGACACTCGAAACGCCTACGTGCAGGACGCTTATAAGGATCTCGCGCAGCGCCGCTCACGTCTCAGCGCCTTGTCCGAAGAGGCCGTGCAGAAACAGGACGAATTACAGCGTACGTCGATCCGCTCTCCTGTGGCCGGGCGCGTGAATGATATCGCGATTACCACGCTGGGCGGCGTCATTCAGCCGGGTGAGCCGATCATGGAAATCACGCCTATCGATGACCAGTTGGTGATCGAGACAAAGGTCCTGCCGCGAGATGTGGCCTTTCTTGCTCCCGGCATGCCCGCAAGCGTCAAGATCACCGCATATGATTTTGCCACTTACGGCGACCTGCGCGGCACGGTTATGCGGATCTCTGAAGACACGGTAGAGGAAGATACGCGGCAAGGGCCGCAAAACTTCTACCGCGTCATGATTGTGACCGATCACAACTACCTTGAACGCGCAAGCGAGAAATTTGCGATCCGGCCCGGCATGGTGGCACAGGTCGATATCGAAAGCGGCAAGCGGTCGGTTCTGAGCTATCTCACGCGTCCGTTGTTGAACGCCCGCCTCCGCTAA
- a CDS encoding hybrid sensor histidine kinase/response regulator → MSTPGNENGETPEAGIDQGPKPAKAVDGVHASYRPVLQTVARLIASDRRAVLLANEAGEVLLANAPAKRLGLDRDLRKHLDWPDLCTVVKRAGSASVSVSIEGVALEGELVLLPLGPASGYYLRLSETDDEALWLRNRARAATLLRVTHDLRTPIQSLLASAEILLQQQDRGDDALDRLRRVADLSLDHISNVLAVIRGEQSAAAARRDEVFSLKDELGQLIDIIHPIADRRNVSMTLSLPEDSDTRVIGPVRFVRALFQNMIDNAVKHGGAAVEVALTVAPLRAGIDDLRAKESRLEITLEVRDQGGGLPENQKDRLRQALGQGGSVTSPAPQEAQKRPSGGMNVLAHALTQLGGHLSLLDRGADGERAVSEGEEVVGTILRAVFSLPAAETSETAAIETMPQDTDGLLRGKTLLVVEDSPASQAWLSHVLQAAGAEVQVAGSGKAALSVLENPTGRGIDLVLSDVTLPQMSGVELARRIASGIASGSINPAPRVLGLTAHIDERIQDACLQAGMQRVLEKPIRPGPLCHAAREALDAPTIPAPMPPTSPPPAKVSKKTKAAKPPRQEGAVLNDSVVTELVSGLGPEGARKFMSRALGEASTALVSLKCNGVTDRIDCTMHAATGACGLTGLALLDTRMRVLEDAVKSGKTDLSEEIATVTDALTRTAKAIKALGTEPQTS, encoded by the coding sequence TTGAGCACACCAGGAAATGAAAACGGCGAAACGCCCGAGGCGGGCATCGATCAAGGACCGAAACCCGCGAAGGCTGTCGATGGAGTTCACGCATCCTATCGCCCGGTCCTGCAGACGGTGGCCCGTTTGATCGCGTCAGACCGGCGCGCCGTCCTCTTGGCCAACGAGGCCGGCGAAGTCCTGCTGGCAAACGCCCCGGCCAAGCGGCTTGGCCTTGATCGGGACTTGCGGAAACACCTCGATTGGCCCGATCTCTGCACTGTTGTGAAACGCGCCGGAAGCGCATCTGTTTCCGTCTCTATTGAAGGGGTCGCCCTTGAAGGCGAGTTGGTGCTTTTACCGCTGGGGCCCGCCTCGGGCTATTATTTGCGTCTCTCCGAAACCGATGACGAGGCGCTGTGGCTACGGAACCGGGCGCGCGCGGCGACGCTTTTGCGCGTTACGCATGACCTGCGCACGCCTATTCAATCCCTTCTTGCCAGTGCCGAGATATTGCTCCAGCAACAGGACCGCGGGGACGACGCCCTAGATCGGCTGCGCAGAGTGGCGGACCTTTCGCTGGATCACATCAGCAATGTCCTCGCAGTGATCCGCGGCGAACAAAGCGCAGCAGCGGCCCGCCGGGACGAGGTTTTTTCGCTGAAGGATGAGCTTGGCCAACTGATCGACATCATCCATCCCATCGCCGACCGTCGCAATGTATCCATGACGCTTTCATTGCCCGAGGACTCAGATACGCGCGTTATTGGTCCCGTGCGGTTCGTCCGCGCACTGTTTCAGAACATGATCGATAATGCCGTCAAACACGGCGGCGCGGCGGTCGAGGTCGCCTTGACCGTGGCACCGCTGCGCGCCGGGATAGATGACCTGCGGGCCAAGGAATCGCGTCTGGAAATCACGCTTGAGGTTCGCGATCAGGGCGGCGGCCTTCCTGAGAATCAGAAGGACCGGCTGCGCCAAGCGCTTGGTCAGGGCGGCAGCGTCACGTCACCCGCGCCACAAGAGGCACAGAAACGCCCCTCTGGCGGCATGAATGTCCTAGCCCACGCGTTGACGCAACTTGGCGGGCATCTGAGCCTGTTGGACCGCGGCGCAGACGGCGAGCGAGCCGTTTCTGAGGGCGAAGAGGTCGTGGGCACCATCCTACGGGCGGTGTTCAGCCTGCCAGCCGCCGAAACGTCCGAGACAGCCGCAATCGAAACAATGCCGCAGGACACCGACGGACTGCTACGCGGCAAGACCCTTTTGGTGGTCGAGGACAGCCCTGCAAGCCAAGCGTGGCTGAGCCACGTCTTGCAAGCCGCCGGGGCCGAGGTTCAGGTCGCTGGCAGCGGTAAAGCTGCGCTTAGCGTCTTAGAGAATCCGACGGGGCGCGGCATCGACCTTGTCCTGTCCGACGTCACCCTACCGCAGATGAGCGGTGTCGAACTGGCGCGACGCATTGCATCGGGTATTGCGTCAGGCAGCATCAACCCCGCCCCCCGCGTTTTGGGCCTGACGGCGCATATCGACGAGCGTATCCAGGATGCGTGTCTTCAGGCAGGAATGCAGCGCGTGTTGGAAAAACCGATTCGACCCGGGCCGCTGTGCCACGCGGCCCGAGAGGCTTTGGATGCGCCGACGATACCCGCCCCTATGCCTCCCACGTCGCCCCCACCCGCCAAGGTGTCGAAGAAGACCAAGGCCGCGAAGCCGCCGCGACAAGAAGGTGCGGTACTCAACGACAGTGTGGTAACGGAACTTGTCTCTGGCCTAGGGCCAGAAGGGGCTCGGAAATTCATGTCACGTGCCCTGGGGGAAGCCAGCACCGCGTTGGTCAGCCTGAAATGTAATGGGGTGACCGACCGGATCGACTGCACGATGCATGCTGCAACCGGCGCTTGCGGCCTGACTGGACTGGCCCTTTTAGACACGCGCATGCGTGTTCTGGAGGATGCGGTGAAGTCGGGCAAGACCGACCTATCTGAAGAAATCGCAACCGTGACCGATGCGCTGACCCGCACAGCCAAGGCCATCAAGGCGCTGGGAACCGAGCCACAAACCAGTTGA
- a CDS encoding glycosyltransferase yields MAKPVIVFAGAVYPGQFGALCDYLRAAGLAETYFLTTPGHQAKNAHRGKHILGFKPDGPVTGAQRYYYTAKLERSAHIGRGLLSALQQFERHKKIDVVVTHSLWGAPHFLYDEIDAAIVSYIEFPSFRAHGWDPAYPPDQAQRMVDRNTEMLNFHQALCSDLVICPSQHAKSMFPEALQSNIEVQLEGFAFEDTKALELKERSAPLTIGFSARDLSNAKGFDTYVRLVDKLVERGLKANFVALGGSTGSTYGYEQQWVERKYSGAVDSFRDHLMKIYPRAAEVIEFPGKLPYDDFVQKLADIDIFLYPLRFGVANWGLVEILGRGGCVLAPDRGYPAELIQDDVNGRLLPDDDGAWIQEIIALSEDPERRYRYGQAARARARLLYSVQAVAPRYLGLFRLAAEKRQARIRNGS; encoded by the coding sequence ATGGCAAAACCAGTGATCGTCTTCGCCGGAGCGGTCTACCCCGGCCAGTTCGGGGCCTTGTGCGACTACTTGCGCGCGGCAGGTCTAGCTGAGACCTATTTTCTGACGACGCCGGGCCATCAGGCAAAGAATGCGCATCGCGGCAAGCATATCCTAGGTTTCAAGCCCGACGGCCCGGTGACCGGGGCGCAACGCTACTATTATACGGCAAAGCTGGAACGCTCTGCGCATATTGGTCGAGGGCTGCTCAGTGCGCTGCAGCAGTTTGAAAGGCACAAAAAGATCGACGTGGTCGTGACACACTCACTGTGGGGTGCCCCGCATTTTCTATACGATGAGATCGATGCCGCCATTGTCAGCTACATTGAATTTCCCAGCTTTCGGGCACATGGATGGGACCCAGCCTACCCCCCGGATCAGGCGCAGCGGATGGTCGACCGCAACACGGAAATGCTCAACTTTCACCAAGCCCTTTGCAGCGATCTGGTGATCTGCCCAAGTCAGCACGCCAAATCCATGTTCCCTGAGGCCCTCCAATCCAACATCGAGGTGCAGCTAGAAGGCTTTGCTTTTGAGGACACCAAAGCACTAGAGCTGAAAGAACGTTCCGCCCCCCTGACTATCGGCTTTTCCGCCCGCGACCTGTCGAATGCCAAGGGGTTTGACACCTACGTGCGGCTTGTCGACAAATTGGTTGAACGGGGTCTGAAAGCCAATTTCGTCGCCCTCGGTGGAAGCACGGGCAGCACCTATGGCTATGAACAGCAATGGGTTGAACGAAAGTATAGCGGTGCCGTCGACAGCTTTCGGGACCACCTGATGAAGATCTATCCGCGCGCCGCTGAGGTGATCGAATTCCCGGGCAAGTTACCCTATGACGACTTTGTCCAAAAGCTCGCCGACATCGATATCTTTCTCTATCCGTTGCGGTTCGGCGTCGCGAACTGGGGCCTAGTTGAGATCCTTGGGCGAGGTGGCTGCGTTCTGGCGCCAGACCGAGGCTATCCCGCCGAACTAATTCAGGACGATGTCAACGGACGCCTTTTGCCGGACGACGATGGCGCGTGGATCCAAGAGATCATCGCCCTGTCAGAAGATCCTGAGCGGCGGTATCGATATGGGCAGGCAGCCCGCGCCCGGGCGCGTCTTTTATATAGCGTCCAAGCTGTCGCGCCGCGCTACCTTGGGCTGTTCCGGCTGGCCGCCGAAAAGCGGCAAGCCCGGATCAGAAACGGGTCGTAA
- a CDS encoding type I secretion system permease/ATPase, which produces MNVHQHFDPLVDGLIELCRAQGIATSAARLTDGLGWSPDTPMSTDMAPQALRRINMSCRVTSAPLRSFPNHSLPVLLFLKDGRTAVLEKWAEEDAQMILPETSGGRVFWSRQELAAQHDGRILVSKPIDIVSDRLDEPNPSRSHWMTGPLLKNWWIYRDVVFASFAANLLAIATALFSMQVYDRVVPSNAFDTLWILASGVGLAIVLELILRTTRAALVDVSGRDLDLQLSSQLFDKVANMRLAHKPASTGVFANQVREFATVREFFTSGTVTALCDIPFVAIFLLVIWFIGGPVAIVTLLGVIMTIVPGMLMQGRLARASRENAREAAALNGLLLETISNLETVKASRAEGRLQRSYAQLSATMANTAVRTRGLTTTMTQLVSGVQKVTYAGVIIAGVYLISSGALTVGSLIACTILSSRTLTPMGQVAGLLARWQQVRAALEGLDRIMGLPQERPADRHFVRASDLHGEFKLEDVVFRHDPAAPPVVNIRELHIKPGERIALLGGNGAGKSSFMRLIAGLVDPQEGSVLLDSLALSQIDPIDRRRQIGYLPQSVALFQGTLRDNLLLDHGLHSDDQLLEALDAVGLGAFVRRHVRGLDLVIHGNGNVSGGQRQAIGLARILLQDPKIVLLDEPTAAFDHITEKQVITHLNTWLEGRTAIISTHKRELLALTQRTLVLKEGKIARDGDLLQILNKARSNTVQKTQVKAVK; this is translated from the coding sequence ATGAACGTCCACCAGCACTTTGACCCACTTGTCGACGGTTTGATCGAACTCTGCCGTGCGCAGGGTATCGCCACGTCGGCGGCACGTTTGACCGACGGGCTTGGTTGGTCGCCGGATACGCCGATGTCCACCGACATGGCCCCGCAGGCGCTGCGCCGTATCAACATGAGCTGCCGCGTCACCTCGGCACCGCTACGGTCATTTCCGAACCACAGCCTGCCTGTGCTGCTGTTCCTCAAGGATGGCCGGACCGCCGTTCTGGAGAAATGGGCTGAAGAGGACGCGCAGATGATTCTGCCCGAAACCTCGGGTGGTCGCGTTTTCTGGAGCAGGCAAGAACTGGCCGCTCAGCACGACGGGCGCATCCTCGTGTCCAAGCCGATCGACATCGTGTCGGACCGGCTGGATGAGCCGAACCCCAGTCGCTCCCACTGGATGACTGGGCCGTTGCTCAAGAACTGGTGGATCTATCGCGACGTCGTTTTCGCCTCATTTGCGGCGAACCTGCTGGCAATCGCCACGGCGCTGTTTTCGATGCAAGTCTATGACCGGGTCGTGCCCAGCAATGCATTCGATACCCTTTGGATTCTTGCAAGTGGCGTCGGGCTCGCCATCGTGTTGGAACTGATTCTGAGGACGACACGCGCCGCACTGGTCGACGTTTCGGGCCGCGATCTGGATTTGCAGCTGTCGTCGCAACTATTCGACAAGGTTGCCAATATGCGGCTGGCCCATAAACCGGCGTCGACCGGGGTCTTCGCCAACCAAGTTCGCGAATTCGCAACGGTTAGGGAGTTCTTTACCTCCGGCACCGTGACAGCGCTTTGCGATATCCCGTTTGTGGCAATTTTCCTTTTGGTGATCTGGTTCATCGGCGGGCCAGTCGCCATCGTGACTCTACTTGGGGTCATCATGACGATCGTTCCGGGCATGCTAATGCAGGGGCGTCTCGCCCGCGCCTCGCGCGAGAACGCAAGGGAAGCAGCGGCTTTGAACGGCCTCCTTCTGGAAACGATCTCCAACCTTGAGACGGTTAAGGCTTCGCGCGCCGAGGGCCGGCTACAGCGGTCCTACGCGCAACTTTCAGCGACCATGGCGAACACGGCGGTTCGGACCCGTGGTCTGACCACCACGATGACCCAGTTGGTCAGCGGCGTACAGAAAGTCACCTATGCAGGTGTCATTATCGCCGGCGTCTATCTTATAAGCTCTGGTGCTCTGACTGTCGGCAGCCTGATCGCCTGTACGATCCTATCAAGCCGCACCCTGACGCCTATGGGGCAGGTGGCTGGCTTGCTGGCCCGTTGGCAGCAGGTCCGTGCGGCGTTGGAGGGACTGGACCGGATCATGGGATTGCCCCAAGAACGTCCCGCCGACCGACATTTCGTGCGCGCCTCCGACCTTCACGGAGAGTTCAAGTTGGAAGACGTGGTCTTTCGCCACGATCCGGCGGCCCCTCCAGTGGTCAATATCCGAGAATTGCACATCAAACCCGGAGAGCGGATCGCGCTTTTGGGCGGAAACGGTGCAGGGAAGTCCAGCTTCATGCGGCTCATTGCCGGGTTGGTCGATCCGCAGGAGGGCTCTGTCCTTCTCGACAGTCTTGCGCTCAGCCAGATCGACCCGATCGACCGGCGTCGCCAAATCGGCTATCTGCCACAATCGGTGGCGTTGTTTCAGGGTACGCTGCGCGACAACCTTCTGCTGGATCACGGCCTGCATTCCGACGACCAACTGCTAGAGGCGCTGGACGCCGTCGGGCTGGGTGCCTTCGTCCGCCGCCATGTCCGGGGGCTGGATCTTGTGATCCATGGCAACGGCAACGTTTCGGGCGGTCAGCGCCAGGCCATCGGCCTTGCGCGGATCCTGCTTCAAGATCCCAAGATCGTGTTGCTGGATGAACCCACTGCCGCCTTTGACCACATCACCGAAAAGCAGGTCATTACGCATCTGAACACATGGCTCGAAGGCCGCACGGCGATCATCTCGACCCACAAGCGCGAGTTGCTTGCCCTGACCCAACGGACACTGGTTCTGAAAGAAGGCAAGATCGCGCGCGACGGTGATCTCTTGCAGATCCTGAACAAGGCTCGCTCCAATACGGTCCAGAAAACGCAGGTCAAAGCGGTGAAATGA
- a CDS encoding response regulator transcription factor produces the protein MVSEETAPIRILIADDHAMVLEMFEQFISGVPDVTAMTAPDLNTALDIIDSQGAFDLVLVDLNMPGMNGLDGMREAIARNGGKPVALLTSNPPAHLVPEVLDMGGAGFVLKTTSLRSFYNEVRFMAAGERYIPVELIERKRVVPKDHVNVPLSEREMDVLAELSEGKSNRDIGTALGLKEATVKMHVKAVCTKLEASNRTQAVIVARDMNMI, from the coding sequence ATGGTCTCAGAGGAAACCGCACCGATCAGAATCCTGATCGCGGACGATCACGCGATGGTGCTGGAGATGTTCGAGCAATTCATCTCCGGCGTTCCTGACGTGACCGCGATGACGGCTCCGGACCTTAATACCGCGCTGGATATTATCGACAGCCAAGGCGCCTTCGATCTCGTGCTCGTCGATCTCAACATGCCCGGCATGAACGGTCTTGATGGCATGCGCGAGGCAATCGCGCGGAACGGCGGAAAGCCGGTTGCACTGCTGACCAGTAATCCACCCGCCCATCTCGTGCCCGAAGTGCTAGACATGGGCGGTGCTGGGTTCGTGTTGAAAACAACGTCTCTGCGCAGCTTTTATAATGAAGTGCGCTTTATGGCTGCGGGAGAACGTTATATCCCGGTCGAGCTGATCGAGCGTAAACGCGTTGTCCCTAAGGATCACGTGAACGTCCCTCTGTCAGAAAGAGAGATGGACGTGCTTGCTGAACTGTCTGAGGGCAAATCAAACCGTGACATAGGTACAGCGCTTGGCCTCAAGGAAGCGACGGTCAAGATGCATGTCAAAGCGGTCTGTACAAAGCTGGAGGCCAGCAACCGGACCCAAGCCGTGATCGTCGCCCGGGACATGAATATGATCTGA
- a CDS encoding TolC family protein yields MTPRRPKTIANSLAARCARLVAASVLAAGLLSAPALAQMSLKEAAQLAPELDPNVTALRQQVSSRTLGIKQARDGYYPSVSLSSDTSTTDADGPGISLTISQVLYDWGLIRSEIKAATQARVQAISDLKTSVEDLTLLVSETFLDVEIAQNKIQLTREYMAFANRLSTQAEVRARAGLGDNGEVARARLEVARAQDRMNSLVADRDMSLAQISFLTGRKTVAVLPPPAINYAQRYNSAAKIQSAVRIAPDYIAGRARAAEAEANVDRAKAARLPTIQLQAQGRTDLNGGRTSTALGLSAGVDLNAGGLGGRAIQVARADAAAAASSLRGIERQMTNTAQTALKHIATLRTAERSRVTQLEQAARVLANYEDQFVAGQRELIDVLTTGRDLYDARIDQVDTYEERKRTEYQAARDLGVLGTLILASSGS; encoded by the coding sequence ATGACGCCACGCCGCCCCAAAACAATCGCTAACAGCCTGGCCGCGCGCTGTGCCCGGCTGGTCGCGGCATCGGTGTTGGCCGCAGGCCTTTTGTCCGCCCCGGCCTTGGCGCAGATGTCGCTGAAAGAGGCGGCTCAACTTGCGCCAGAGTTGGATCCTAACGTGACCGCGTTGCGACAACAGGTTAGCAGCCGCACCCTTGGTATAAAACAGGCGCGCGACGGCTATTACCCTTCTGTCAGCCTGTCCAGCGACACCAGCACCACGGATGCGGACGGTCCGGGAATTTCTTTGACGATCTCGCAGGTTCTGTACGATTGGGGCTTGATCCGAAGTGAGATCAAGGCCGCGACGCAGGCACGCGTGCAGGCAATCTCTGATTTGAAGACTTCGGTCGAAGACCTTACTCTTTTAGTATCCGAGACTTTTCTTGACGTAGAAATCGCCCAAAATAAGATACAGCTAACGCGAGAGTACATGGCGTTCGCCAATCGTTTGTCAACTCAGGCCGAGGTCCGCGCCCGTGCCGGGTTGGGCGACAACGGTGAAGTGGCGAGAGCCCGGCTAGAAGTGGCGCGGGCGCAGGACCGGATGAACAGCCTGGTGGCCGACCGGGACATGAGCCTCGCCCAGATTTCCTTTCTGACGGGACGCAAGACGGTGGCCGTACTACCGCCCCCTGCGATCAATTATGCCCAGCGGTACAACAGCGCGGCAAAGATCCAGTCTGCTGTCCGCATTGCACCGGATTACATCGCAGGACGTGCCCGCGCGGCCGAGGCAGAGGCGAACGTCGATCGTGCCAAGGCCGCACGGCTACCGACCATTCAGCTGCAGGCGCAGGGCCGGACCGACCTGAACGGCGGGCGCACCAGCACGGCGTTGGGGTTGTCGGCGGGTGTCGATCTCAACGCCGGCGGTCTGGGAGGGCGTGCCATTCAGGTGGCGCGCGCTGACGCTGCTGCTGCGGCATCCTCCCTGCGCGGAATCGAGCGCCAGATGACCAACACTGCGCAGACCGCGCTGAAGCACATCGCGACTTTGCGGACGGCTGAACGGTCCCGGGTCACACAGTTGGAACAGGCCGCGCGCGTACTGGCGAACTACGAGGATCAGTTCGTAGCCGGGCAGCGAGAGTTGATCGATGTCCTGACCACGGGGCGCGATTTGTATGATGCAAGGATCGACCAAGTTGACACCTATGAAGAGCGAAAGCGGACAGAATATCAGGCTGCACGCGATCTAGGTGTGTTGGGCACACTGATCCTCGCCTCCAGCGGTTCTTAG